One Bombus fervidus isolate BK054 chromosome 2, iyBomFerv1, whole genome shotgun sequence DNA segment encodes these proteins:
- the LOC139994652 gene encoding organic cation transporter protein, translating into MASVDKNLEELMMHLGEFGKYQCWQFSLHILGALTAGLHMLTLLTVAAVPPHTCNVPRSTFPTESFNFTSPTWNSSIAFDDVPRAVDACHYLDVNNVTKECDSWTYDTEYFQSSRGMEWNFVCSQRWMGAAAQSSYMFGVFIGAVTLGSLADKYGRKIIFYVSAVAQLVFGVTVALVNKYYVFLILRFLYGIFGSAGAYITGFVLTMELVGATKRTVCGIMFQLAFAVGFMLVAVWGAVIKDRMWLQIVYGLHSVLLIGHWWLMDESPRWLWAQGRVSEALTIIRKGLKMNGNNVDIDTGKLISEGKIRQMDQEEQGSYGALDLFKTPNLRKKTLNVCLNWFANSIVYYGLSLNAGNLVGNPFLMLFLSGLVELPSYLLMCFLMDRTGRRCLVSTFMLIGGVCCIIASSIPTGTDTAATIIVTIVLFGKACIAGSFAVIYNYTAELFPTVVRNTALGIGSMCARFSGALTPLIMLLDSLNPKVPAVLFGFVALVSGFLSLYLPETVNQPMPETIEDGENFGKHDTCFAMYLRSGRKTSAAYEATQLTQLTVDTDEKEKLNEGGSPKENSH; encoded by the coding sequence atggCGAGCGTAGATAAAAATCTCGAGGAGCTGATGATGCATCTCGGCGAATTTGGTAAATACCAATGCTGGCAATTCAGCTTGCACATTCTCGGCGCATTGACTGCCGGTCTGCATATGCTGACCTTACTCACAGTCGCTGCAGTGCCACCGCACACGTGCAATGTTCCTCGATCCACGTTTCCGACAGAATCGTTTAATTTCACATCTCCAACATGGAACTCCTCTATCGCGTTTGACGACGTTCCCCGAGCGGTGGACGCGTGCCACTATTTGGACGTGAACAACGTTACGAAGGAGTGCGACTCGTGGACCTACGACACGGAGTACTTCCAATCGTCGCgcggaatggaatggaatttCGTTTGCTCGCAGCGATGGATGGGCGCAGCAGCGCAGTCCTCCTACATGTTCGGCGTGTTTATCGGAGCCGTAACGCTGGGCAGTTTGGCCGACAAGTACGGCAGAAAGATAATATTCTACGTGTCTGCTGTTGCCCAACTTGTTTTCGGAGTGACCGTAGCTTTGGTGAACAAGTACTACGTTTTCCTCATCCTCAGATTTCTATACGGTATCTTCGGTTCGGCTGGCGCTTACATAACAGGATTCGTCCTGACGATGGAACTGGTCGGAGCAACAAAGAGGACCGTTTGCGGAATAATGTTTCAACTGGCGTTCGCCGTTGGGTTCATGCTAGTAGCTGTTTGGGGTGCCGTGATTAAGGACAGAATGTGGCTGCAAATCGTCTACGGCCTTCACAGCGTGCTTCTCATCGGCCACTGGTGGCTCATGGACGAATCTCCACGATGGCTGTGGGCTCAAGGCCGCGTCAGCGAAGCGCTTACTATCATACGAAAAGGTCTGAAGATGAATGGCAACAACGTAGATATAGATACGGGAAAATTGATCAGCGAAGGGAAGATACGGCAGATGGATCAAGAGGAACAAGGTTCTTACGGAGCCTTGGATCTCTTCAAGACTCCGAATCTCCGAAAGAAAACGTTAAACGTATGTCTGAATTGGTTCGCCAATTCCATCGTCTACTATGGGCTGTCATTGAACGCAGGAAATCTCGTTGGAAATCCATTTCTGATGCTGTTCCTCAGCGGTTTGGTGGAATTACCTTCGTACCTGCTAATGTGCTTCCTAATGGACCGCACCGGAAGAAGATGCCTGGTCAGTACGTTCATGTTGATCGGCGGCGTGTGCTGTATAATCGCCTCCAGCATCCCGACTGGTACTGATACAGCTGCCACCATAATCGTAACCATCGTCCTGTTCGGCAAAGCTTGCATAGCTGGCTCCTTCGCGGTTATTTACAACTACACGGCCGAACTGTTCCCTACGGTAGTAAGAAATACCGCCTTGGGAATAGGCTCTATGTGCGCTCGTTTCAGCGGAGCTCTCACACCGTTGATAATGCTGTTGGATTCTCTGAATCCCAAAGTGCCTGCGGTACTCTTCGGTTTCGTCGCCCTGGTATCTGGTTTCTTATCGTTGTATCTGCCGGAGACTGTGAATCAGCCGATGCCTGAAACTATCGAGGATGGTGAGAATTTTGGCAAGCACGACACCTGTTTCGCTATGTATTTGCGCTCGGGCAGAAAAACCAGCGCCGCTTACGAAGCTACACAACTTACGCAACTCACCGTCGACACAGATGAGAAGGAGAAGCTGAATGAAGGAGGAAGCCCCAAGGAAAATTCCCACTAG